One window from the genome of Sphaerotilus microaerophilus encodes:
- a CDS encoding LacI family DNA-binding transcriptional regulator, whose product MSDLSDDPTAPGGTRRRKAATIRDVAQAAGVSTATVSKFINGGQRFTREVEDRLTTVIRELGYVSNPLARGMITGQTGNVGIVILDILNPHFTSLVKGASRVARQAGLNLLFTDAAEGEMPELAMLQALSRRVDGLVVSARLSDASLDWLVQAGPPAVYYGGRTSHPGCFSVGSDNSEAALMLGRHLRDLGHRRIAYVGFSGARWSADRHAGLLRAFEGSGVELRLHDVQAPVPEEGERIASSVLLCSEPPDAVVAYNDLLALGLMSQAQVLGLNVPGDVSVAGFDNIIYSRYTSPALTTVDMGSEAVGAIAMQRLVERIRGEAAGGGHETLIAHVLPRGSTRRRGERA is encoded by the coding sequence CCCCACCGCCCCCGGCGGCACGCGCCGCCGCAAGGCCGCCACGATCCGTGACGTGGCGCAGGCGGCCGGCGTGTCGACCGCGACGGTGTCGAAGTTCATCAACGGCGGCCAGCGCTTCACCCGCGAGGTCGAGGACCGCCTGACCACCGTGATCCGCGAGCTGGGCTACGTCTCCAACCCGCTGGCACGCGGCATGATCACGGGGCAGACGGGCAATGTCGGCATCGTCATCCTCGACATCCTCAACCCGCACTTCACCAGCCTGGTCAAGGGCGCCTCGCGGGTGGCCCGCCAGGCCGGCCTCAACCTGCTGTTCACCGACGCAGCCGAGGGCGAAATGCCCGAGCTGGCCATGCTGCAGGCACTCAGCCGCCGCGTGGACGGCCTGGTTGTCAGCGCCCGGTTGTCGGACGCGTCGCTCGACTGGCTGGTGCAGGCCGGCCCGCCCGCGGTGTACTACGGCGGGCGCACCTCCCACCCCGGCTGCTTCAGCGTGGGCAGCGACAACAGCGAGGCCGCGCTGATGCTCGGGCGCCACCTGCGCGACCTGGGGCACCGGCGCATCGCCTACGTCGGCTTCTCCGGCGCACGCTGGAGCGCGGACCGCCACGCCGGACTGCTGCGGGCCTTCGAGGGCAGCGGCGTCGAGCTGCGCCTGCACGACGTGCAGGCCCCGGTGCCTGAGGAGGGCGAGCGCATCGCCTCCTCGGTGCTGCTGTGCAGCGAGCCGCCCGACGCGGTGGTGGCCTACAACGACCTGCTCGCGCTCGGCCTGATGAGCCAGGCGCAGGTGCTGGGGCTGAACGTGCCCGGCGACGTGTCGGTGGCCGGCTTCGACAACATCATCTACTCGCGCTACACCAGCCCGGCGCTCACCACCGTCGACATGGGCAGCGAGGCGGTGGGCGCCATCGCGATGCAGCGCCTGGTCGAGCGCATCCGCGGCGAGGCCGCTGGCGGGGGCCACGAGACGCTGATCGCGCACGTGCTGCCGCGCGGCAGCACGCGCCGCCGCGGCGAGCGGGCCTGA
- the dnaG gene encoding DNA primase → MIPPGFIQDLLARADIVDVVGRVVPLKKAGINYKGLCPFHGEKSPSFVVSPSRQTYHCFGCGAHGNAVGFLMEQSGLGFVEAVSELAGELGVAVPEDERSPAERERAAQARERQLTLTEVLGRAEKHYRQQLKASARAVDYLKRRGLSGEVAARFGLGYAPAGQHALASCFAQYDDPLLVEAGLVIHRQEEGEAERRYDRFRDRVMFPIRNPKGEVIGFGGRILDQGEPKYLNSPETPVFVKGRELYGLFEARTGIRERGFVLVTEGYMDVVALAQLGFPNAVATLGTACTADHVAKLLRFTENVVFSFDGDAAGRRAAGRALEAVLPHATDTRSFRFLFLPPEHDPDSFVREQGAPAFERCIAEALPLSRQFQGVAGEGCDLSTPEGRARMLAQARPLLEQLPDGLLREQLLAEVAREGGIGREVLLAHWQVHTKRNPRGEPAAHRGDTSASHHSSATLSSSVPPDWNLQPVYSGPAAGDYQSHTNSILGDNDTKRRQRPRNGPWKRDDWNRSRWDSSSAAPRRQLASAATHLDRAVWLLIHRCNAWDTLSAEAQALLAEQPLPHGQAFAVIERELHEHGAVSASSILEALRNESGTELESLVRRVSEMVDPLPDSDPEIDLKHLVDKLLLQSLDDEWTLWQESNPTTADDMERGRDLNSRLTALRLRVQRTPTRSK, encoded by the coding sequence GTGATCCCACCCGGCTTCATCCAGGACCTGCTCGCCCGCGCCGACATCGTCGACGTGGTGGGTCGCGTCGTGCCGCTCAAGAAAGCGGGCATCAACTACAAGGGGCTGTGCCCCTTCCACGGCGAGAAGTCGCCCAGCTTCGTCGTCAGCCCGAGCCGCCAGACCTACCACTGCTTCGGCTGCGGCGCGCACGGCAACGCGGTCGGTTTCCTGATGGAGCAGAGCGGCCTGGGCTTCGTCGAGGCTGTGAGCGAGCTGGCCGGCGAGTTGGGCGTGGCGGTGCCGGAGGACGAGCGCAGCCCGGCCGAGCGCGAGCGTGCCGCCCAGGCCCGCGAGCGCCAGCTCACCCTGACGGAGGTGCTCGGCCGGGCCGAAAAGCACTACCGCCAGCAGCTCAAGGCCAGCGCGCGGGCGGTGGACTACCTCAAGCGACGCGGCCTGAGCGGCGAGGTCGCCGCCCGTTTCGGGCTGGGCTATGCACCGGCCGGCCAGCACGCACTGGCGAGCTGCTTCGCCCAGTACGACGACCCGCTGCTGGTCGAGGCCGGCCTGGTGATCCACCGCCAGGAAGAAGGCGAGGCCGAGCGCCGCTACGACCGCTTCCGCGACCGCGTGATGTTCCCGATCCGCAACCCCAAGGGCGAGGTGATCGGCTTCGGCGGGCGCATCCTCGACCAGGGCGAGCCGAAGTACCTGAACTCGCCCGAGACGCCGGTCTTCGTCAAAGGCCGCGAGCTCTATGGCCTGTTCGAGGCCCGCACCGGCATCCGCGAGCGCGGCTTCGTGCTGGTCACCGAGGGCTACATGGACGTGGTGGCGCTGGCGCAGCTGGGCTTCCCCAACGCGGTGGCCACGCTGGGCACGGCCTGCACCGCCGACCACGTCGCCAAGCTGCTGCGCTTCACCGAGAACGTGGTGTTCAGCTTCGACGGCGACGCCGCCGGCCGCCGTGCCGCAGGGCGCGCGCTGGAGGCGGTGCTGCCGCACGCCACCGACACGCGCAGCTTCCGCTTCCTCTTCCTGCCGCCCGAGCACGACCCCGACAGCTTCGTGCGCGAACAGGGCGCGCCGGCCTTCGAGCGCTGCATCGCCGAGGCGCTGCCGCTGTCGCGCCAGTTCCAGGGCGTGGCCGGCGAGGGCTGCGACCTCTCCACGCCCGAGGGCCGCGCGCGCATGCTGGCGCAGGCCCGCCCGCTGCTGGAGCAATTGCCCGACGGCCTGCTGCGCGAGCAGCTGCTCGCCGAGGTGGCCCGCGAGGGCGGCATCGGCCGGGAAGTGTTGCTGGCCCATTGGCAGGTTCACACGAAGCGAAACCCCCGAGGAGAACCAGCCGCCCATAGAGGAGACACATCTGCCAGTCACCACAGTTCAGCGACTTTGTCTTCCAGTGTTCCGCCAGACTGGAATTTGCAGCCAGTCTATTCCGGTCCTGCCGCGGGCGACTACCAAAGCCACACCAACTCCATCCTGGGTGACAACGATACGAAACGACGCCAACGGCCACGCAACGGTCCCTGGAAACGCGACGATTGGAATCGCAGCAGATGGGACAGTAGCTCAGCTGCACCACGCCGCCAACTTGCATCAGCAGCGACTCACTTGGATCGAGCTGTTTGGTTGCTGATTCACCGGTGTAACGCATGGGACACCCTCAGCGCCGAAGCCCAAGCTCTTCTCGCAGAACAACCTTTGCCGCACGGGCAGGCCTTCGCAGTGATTGAGCGGGAACTCCATGAACACGGGGCGGTGTCTGCTTCATCGATCCTGGAGGCATTGCGCAATGAATCAGGAACCGAGCTGGAATCGCTTGTACGACGTGTGTCTGAGATGGTTGACCCATTGCCAGACTCAGACCCAGAGATCGACCTAAAACATCTCGTTGACAAGCTCCTGCTACAAAGCCTTGACGACGAATGGACCTTGTGGCAGGAGTCAAATCCAACGACCGCCGACGACATGGAAAGAGGCCGAGACCTCAATTCGCGGCTAACTGCTCTTCGATTGCGGGTACAACGAACACCCACCAGATCCAAGTAG
- the rpoD gene encoding RNA polymerase sigma factor RpoD: protein MTAKKSAAVKTDVTDNDPSAIAADEATAPAKATKAKAVKAPKAAGEEGGAKRGRKPKATTAEAAKPEAKAAPKGDDEVEEDFSDIEADLEGEVEGDVEVTEVAAEEATGEDKPKAKPLRMKVSRAKERALMREFGLDETTLTDEEVNKRRTELKTLIKMGKTRGYLTHQEINDHLPEKLVEAEILEAIVSMLNDMGIAVYEQAPDAATLLISGNNTSTATEEEAEEEAEAALSTVDSEFGRTTDPVRMYMREMGTVELLTREGEIEIAKRIEGGLQAMMLAISASPMTIAEILEMANRIRAGTDQISAVVDGFVSEEEADDYVAEEDFDEFDEGDDDDGNGGSKALTKKLEELKNHALTKFDALQGEFEKMKKALEADGYKSAGYNSAQKAISSQLMTIRFTVKTIEKLCDLLRSQVDDVRRYERELRKIVVDRCGMQQEYFIKVFPPNILNLAWAEGEIAAGKPYSAVLGRNLPAVQELQQKLIDLQKRAVVPIEDLKEINRRMNEGEATSREAKREMIEANLRLVISIAKKYTNRGLQFLDLIQEGNIGLMKAVDKFEYRRGYKFSTYATWWIRQAITRSIADQARTIRIPVHMIETINKMNRISRQHLQEFGYEPDAPSLAEKMEMPEDKIRKIMKIAKEPISMETPIGDDDDSHLGDFIEDSNNVAPVEAAMHAGLRDVVRDILDSLTPREAKVLRMRFGIEMSTDHTLEEVGKQFDVTRERIRQIEAKAIRKLKHPSRSDKLRTYLDNL, encoded by the coding sequence ATGACCGCGAAGAAGAGCGCCGCCGTGAAGACCGACGTGACCGACAACGACCCCTCTGCGATCGCCGCCGACGAGGCGACCGCGCCCGCCAAGGCCACCAAGGCCAAGGCCGTCAAGGCACCCAAGGCCGCAGGCGAGGAAGGCGGCGCCAAGCGCGGCCGCAAGCCCAAGGCCACCACCGCCGAGGCCGCCAAGCCCGAGGCCAAGGCAGCCCCCAAGGGCGACGACGAGGTCGAGGAAGACTTCAGCGACATCGAGGCGGACCTCGAAGGCGAGGTCGAGGGCGACGTTGAAGTCACCGAAGTGGCCGCTGAGGAGGCCACCGGGGAGGACAAGCCCAAGGCCAAGCCGCTGCGCATGAAGGTCAGCCGCGCCAAGGAGCGCGCGCTGATGCGCGAGTTCGGCCTGGACGAGACCACGCTCACCGACGAGGAAGTCAACAAGCGCCGCACGGAGCTGAAGACCCTCATCAAGATGGGCAAGACGCGTGGCTACCTCACGCACCAGGAGATCAACGACCACCTGCCCGAAAAGCTGGTCGAGGCCGAGATCCTGGAAGCCATCGTGTCGATGCTCAACGACATGGGCATCGCGGTCTACGAGCAGGCGCCCGACGCCGCCACGCTGCTGATCTCGGGCAACAACACCAGCACCGCGACCGAGGAAGAGGCCGAGGAAGAGGCCGAGGCCGCGCTGTCCACGGTGGACTCCGAGTTCGGCCGCACCACCGACCCGGTGCGCATGTACATGCGCGAGATGGGCACGGTCGAGCTGCTCACCCGGGAAGGCGAAATCGAGATCGCCAAGCGCATCGAAGGTGGCCTGCAGGCCATGATGCTGGCGATTTCCGCCTCGCCGATGACCATCGCCGAGATCCTGGAGATGGCCAACCGCATCCGCGCCGGCACCGACCAGATCTCCGCCGTGGTGGACGGCTTTGTCTCCGAGGAAGAGGCCGACGACTACGTGGCCGAGGAAGACTTCGACGAATTCGACGAAGGCGACGACGACGACGGCAACGGCGGCTCGAAGGCGCTGACCAAGAAGCTCGAAGAGCTGAAGAACCACGCGCTGACCAAGTTCGATGCGCTGCAGGGCGAATTCGAGAAGATGAAGAAGGCGCTGGAGGCCGACGGCTACAAGTCCGCCGGCTACAACAGCGCGCAAAAGGCCATCAGCAGCCAGCTGATGACCATCCGCTTCACGGTCAAGACCATCGAGAAGCTCTGCGACCTGCTGCGCTCGCAGGTCGACGACGTGCGCCGCTACGAGCGTGAGCTGCGCAAGATCGTGGTGGATCGCTGCGGCATGCAGCAGGAATACTTCATCAAGGTCTTCCCGCCCAACATCCTGAACTTGGCCTGGGCCGAGGGCGAAATCGCCGCGGGCAAGCCCTACAGCGCCGTGCTGGGCCGCAACCTGCCCGCCGTGCAGGAACTGCAGCAGAAGCTGATCGACCTGCAGAAGCGCGCGGTGGTGCCCATCGAGGACCTCAAGGAAATCAACCGCCGCATGAACGAGGGCGAGGCCACCTCGCGCGAAGCCAAGCGGGAGATGATCGAGGCCAACCTGCGCCTGGTGATCTCGATCGCCAAGAAGTACACCAACCGCGGCCTGCAGTTCCTGGACCTGATCCAGGAAGGCAACATCGGACTGATGAAGGCGGTGGACAAGTTCGAATACCGCCGCGGCTACAAGTTCTCGACCTACGCGACCTGGTGGATCCGCCAAGCCATCACGCGCTCCATCGCCGATCAGGCCCGCACCATCCGCATCCCGGTGCACATGATCGAGACGATCAACAAGATGAACCGCATCTCGCGCCAGCACCTGCAGGAGTTCGGCTACGAGCCGGACGCCCCCTCGCTGGCCGAGAAGATGGAGATGCCCGAGGACAAGATCCGCAAGATCATGAAGATCGCCAAGGAGCCGATCTCCATGGAGACGCCGATCGGCGACGACGACGACTCGCACCTGGGCGACTTCATCGAGGACAGCAACAACGTGGCGCCGGTCGAGGCCGCGATGCACGCCGGCCTGCGCGACGTGGTGCGCGACATCCTCGACAGCCTGACGCCGCGCGAGGCCAAGGTGCTGCGCATGCGTTTCGGCATCGAGATGAGCACCGACCACACGCTGGAAGAGGTGGGCAAGCAGTTTGACGTGACTCGCGAGCGCATCCGCCAGATCGAGGCCAAGGCGATCCGCAAGCTCAAGCACCCGAGCCGTAGCGACAAGCTGCGCACGTATCTGGACAACCTGTGA
- a CDS encoding adenylate/guanylate cyclase domain-containing protein gives MPQTVTCTVLFADLRGSTSLYESLGNAEAASVVTHSVAVVARIVESQGGRVIKTLGDGLMAVFPDPMPAVRAAEEVHESLIRIMGAARPSRQPAMRIQIAAAHGEMIEVAGDCFGDAVNVAARLLDHCGDNETLVTAQTRAPLPPEVRERFRRLERLHLRGRVEPVEAWRLESRRHADAMSTMFGDSAPAAVPEGIRLSCDGVSRIHTVRNLPVILGRSHEATYCLDDNRVSRLHARIEWHGGTFQLTDMSANGTYVRFGRQSEVITLRRGSCTLHGRGVICLGVNPGVLNAPTVTFEVLRFEDTDPQPLL, from the coding sequence ATGCCGCAGACCGTCACTTGTACCGTTCTTTTTGCCGATCTGCGTGGCAGCACGTCGCTCTACGAAAGCCTGGGCAATGCCGAGGCGGCGTCGGTCGTCACCCACAGCGTGGCGGTGGTGGCCCGCATTGTCGAAAGCCAGGGTGGACGGGTCATCAAGACCCTCGGCGACGGGCTGATGGCCGTCTTCCCCGATCCGATGCCCGCCGTGCGGGCGGCCGAGGAGGTGCACGAGTCGCTGATCCGCATCATGGGTGCGGCCCGGCCCTCGCGCCAGCCAGCGATGCGCATCCAGATCGCCGCCGCGCACGGCGAGATGATCGAGGTGGCCGGCGACTGCTTCGGCGATGCGGTGAACGTGGCCGCCCGCCTGCTCGACCACTGCGGCGACAACGAGACCCTGGTGACCGCGCAGACCCGCGCCCCCCTGCCGCCCGAGGTGCGCGAGCGCTTCCGCCGCCTGGAGCGGCTGCACCTGCGCGGCCGCGTCGAGCCGGTGGAGGCCTGGCGGCTGGAGTCGCGGCGCCACGCCGACGCGATGTCCACCATGTTCGGCGACAGCGCCCCTGCCGCTGTGCCCGAGGGCATCCGCCTGTCCTGCGACGGCGTGTCGCGCATCCACACCGTGCGCAACCTGCCGGTGATCCTGGGCCGCAGCCACGAGGCCACCTACTGCCTGGACGACAACCGCGTCTCGCGCCTGCATGCGCGCATCGAGTGGCACGGCGGCACCTTCCAGCTCACCGACATGAGCGCCAACGGCACCTACGTGCGCTTCGGCCGCCAATCGGAGGTCATCACGCTGCGCCGCGGCTCCTGCACCCTGCACGGCCGCGGCGTGATCTGCCTGGGCGTGAACCCGGGCGTGCTGAACGCTCCCACCGTGACCTTCGAAGTCCTGCGCTTCGAGGACACCGACCCGCAGCCGCTGCTCTGA
- the purT gene encoding formate-dependent phosphoribosylglycinamide formyltransferase — translation MTTLGTPLSPNATRVMLLGSGELGKEVLIALQRLGIETIAVDRYDHAPGQQVAHHARTIAMSDPAALEALIRAERPMLVVPEIEAIATPVLQALEAEGVVRVIPTARAARLTMDREGIRRLAAETLGLPTSPYRFCDSLAELQAAIDGTDGHQGIGYPCIVKPVMSSSGKGQSKIDGPDDVAKAWDYAMAGGRVSHGRVIVEGFIDFDYEITQLTVRALGDDGEVETHFCDPIGHVQVSGDYVESWQPHPMSMAALAESRRIAKAVTDDLGVTLDGRPGGLGLFGVELFVKGDQVWFSEVSPRPHDTGMVTMTTQWQNEFELHARAILGLPVDAGLKSPGASAVIYGGVDAAGLVFDGVDEALRLPGTDVRLFGKPESFVKRRMGVALARAADVEAARRTAKQAAALVRPRRA, via the coding sequence ATGACGACCCTCGGCACCCCCCTGTCCCCGAACGCCACCCGCGTGATGCTGCTGGGCAGCGGCGAGCTGGGCAAGGAAGTCCTGATCGCGCTGCAGCGCCTGGGCATCGAGACCATCGCCGTCGACCGCTACGACCACGCCCCCGGCCAGCAGGTGGCGCACCACGCCCGCACCATCGCCATGAGCGACCCGGCGGCGCTGGAGGCGCTGATCCGCGCCGAGCGCCCGATGCTGGTCGTGCCCGAGATCGAGGCCATCGCCACGCCGGTGCTGCAGGCGCTGGAGGCCGAGGGCGTCGTGCGCGTCATCCCCACCGCCCGTGCCGCGCGCCTGACGATGGACCGCGAGGGCATCCGCCGCCTGGCGGCCGAGACGCTCGGCCTGCCCACCAGCCCCTACCGCTTCTGCGATTCGCTGGCCGAGCTGCAGGCCGCCATCGACGGCACGGATGGGCACCAGGGCATCGGCTACCCCTGCATCGTCAAGCCGGTGATGAGCAGCTCCGGCAAGGGCCAGAGCAAGATCGACGGCCCGGATGACGTCGCCAAGGCCTGGGACTACGCGATGGCCGGCGGGCGCGTCAGCCACGGGCGCGTGATCGTCGAGGGCTTCATCGACTTCGACTACGAGATCACCCAGCTGACCGTGCGGGCCTTGGGTGACGACGGCGAGGTGGAGACCCACTTCTGCGACCCCATCGGCCACGTGCAGGTCAGCGGCGACTACGTCGAAAGCTGGCAGCCGCACCCGATGAGTATGGCCGCTCTGGCTGAATCGCGCCGCATCGCCAAGGCCGTGACCGACGATTTGGGCGTGACCCTGGACGGCCGCCCGGGCGGCCTGGGCCTGTTCGGTGTGGAACTGTTCGTCAAGGGCGACCAGGTCTGGTTCAGCGAGGTCAGCCCACGCCCGCACGACACCGGCATGGTGACGATGACCACGCAGTGGCAGAACGAGTTCGAGCTGCACGCCCGCGCCATCCTCGGCCTGCCGGTGGACGCGGGCCTGAAGAGCCCGGGCGCCAGCGCGGTGATCTACGGCGGCGTCGATGCCGCGGGCCTGGTCTTCGACGGCGTGGACGAGGCGCTGCGCCTGCCCGGCACGGATGTCCGCCTCTTCGGCAAGCCCGAGAGCTTCGTCAAGCGCCGCATGGGCGTGGCACTCGCCCGCGCGGCCGATGTCGAGGCCGCCCGCCGCACCGCCAAGCAGGCCGCCGCGCTCGTCCGGCCGCGCCGCGCCTGA
- a CDS encoding site-2 protease family protein, which translates to MLKLLLLLLSGAKLGKLLTTGGTMLLSVVVYAFVFGWKYAVGFVALLFVHEAGHYVAARRRGLDVGAPTFIPFLGAWIELKDQPHDAETEAYVGLGGPLLGTVGAMVVWLMAQSWQLPWLLAVAYSGFFLNLFNLIPLSPFDGGRITAVLTPRIWLVGVPVLGALFFWRPSPMLLIIALLAAPQVWKAITFRRDSLEAQTYYAVGADVRWRYGLIYLALLLFLALATFEVHEQLRGPVL; encoded by the coding sequence GTGCTGAAACTGTTGCTGCTGCTCTTGTCGGGCGCCAAGCTGGGCAAGCTGCTGACCACGGGCGGCACGATGCTGCTGTCGGTGGTGGTGTATGCCTTCGTGTTCGGCTGGAAATACGCCGTCGGCTTCGTCGCGCTGCTGTTCGTGCACGAGGCGGGGCACTACGTGGCGGCAAGGCGGCGCGGGCTGGACGTGGGGGCGCCGACCTTCATCCCCTTCCTGGGCGCCTGGATCGAGCTGAAGGACCAGCCGCACGATGCCGAGACCGAGGCCTACGTCGGCCTGGGCGGGCCGCTGCTGGGCACGGTGGGCGCGATGGTGGTGTGGCTGATGGCGCAGAGCTGGCAGCTGCCCTGGCTGCTGGCGGTGGCCTACTCGGGCTTCTTCCTGAACCTGTTCAACCTGATCCCACTGTCGCCCTTCGATGGCGGGCGCATCACGGCAGTGCTGACGCCGCGCATCTGGCTGGTGGGCGTGCCGGTGCTGGGTGCGCTGTTCTTCTGGCGGCCCAGCCCGATGCTGCTGATCATTGCGCTGCTGGCCGCGCCCCAGGTGTGGAAGGCGATCACCTTCCGCCGCGACAGCCTGGAGGCGCAAACCTATTACGCCGTGGGCGCGGACGTGCGCTGGCGCTACGGGCTGATCTACCTGGCGCTGCTGCTGTTTCTGGCGCTGGCGACCTTCGAGGTGCACGAGCAGCTGCGCGGCCCGGTGCTGTGA
- a CDS encoding 2OG-Fe dioxygenase family protein translates to MPSQATAFPHPEPLHHPSAAKAAALLRAQGFVRLDAASLAGLTGQASAALAALAQAWQALPSDEHLKDGGRYRRRRHGSYVQDVAAHTLAPVPHRPHWQPTTYNALHGGMLRHFEPLGPGLADTPALAGLTAALGEVFAHAAHPTGSEPDFDGRWFIEVHPFRIDTTGGVGRPTPEGAHRDGVNFVAVLLVDRHGVRGGESRVFAADGPHGVRFTLDEPWSALLIDDARVIHEATPIQPELDGAPGWRDTLVITYRAGGFQDPPAGNP, encoded by the coding sequence ATGCCGAGCCAAGCCACTGCCTTCCCTCACCCCGAGCCCCTGCACCACCCCTCCGCTGCCAAAGCGGCGGCCCTGCTGCGCGCGCAGGGATTCGTCCGGCTCGACGCCGCCAGCCTTGCCGGCCTGACCGGGCAGGCGAGCGCGGCGCTCGCGGCCCTGGCCCAGGCCTGGCAGGCGCTGCCCAGCGACGAGCACCTCAAGGACGGTGGCCGCTACCGCCGCCGCCGCCACGGCAGCTACGTGCAGGACGTCGCCGCCCACACGCTGGCGCCGGTGCCGCACCGGCCGCACTGGCAGCCCACCACCTACAACGCCCTGCACGGCGGCATGCTGCGCCACTTCGAGCCGCTGGGCCCCGGGCTCGCCGACACCCCCGCCCTCGCCGGCCTGACCGCGGCGCTGGGCGAGGTCTTCGCCCACGCCGCCCACCCGACCGGCAGCGAGCCCGATTTCGATGGCCGCTGGTTCATCGAGGTCCACCCCTTCCGCATCGACACCACCGGCGGCGTCGGCCGGCCCACGCCCGAAGGGGCGCACCGTGACGGCGTCAACTTCGTCGCCGTGCTGCTGGTGGACCGCCACGGCGTGCGCGGTGGCGAGAGCCGCGTCTTTGCCGCCGACGGCCCGCACGGCGTGCGCTTCACCCTCGATGAGCCCTGGAGCGCCCTGCTGATCGACGACGCCCGCGTGATCCACGAGGCCACGCCGATCCAGCCCGAGCTCGACGGCGCCCCCGGCTGGCGCGACACCCTGGTGATCACCTACCGGGCCGGCGGCTTCCAGGATCCACCGGCCGGGAACCCGTGA
- a CDS encoding LysE family translocator: MLNALATIAVLHWAVLLVPGFNFVLIGQLAAGGSRRAALAAVVGMTSGTLMWATLAVAGVGVVFTAHPLLRQVAQVGGGLYLLYLAWGLLRAGKVADAPDRSAMDPTAALRAGFVTSALNPKIVLFYGSVFATALPAEPPTALVLAAVALVYANSWLWHLSLALALSQPAVQRAYLAHHRALTRVSAVLVGAFGVRLIAGALQELRARAGVSEAQ, translated from the coding sequence ATGCTCAACGCCCTCGCCACCATCGCCGTCCTGCACTGGGCCGTGCTGCTCGTGCCGGGTTTCAACTTCGTGCTGATCGGCCAGCTTGCCGCCGGGGGCTCGCGCCGGGCGGCGCTGGCGGCTGTCGTCGGCATGACCTCGGGCACGCTGATGTGGGCCACGCTGGCGGTGGCCGGGGTGGGCGTGGTGTTCACGGCGCACCCGCTGCTGCGGCAGGTGGCGCAGGTGGGCGGCGGGCTGTACCTGCTCTACCTGGCCTGGGGCCTGTTGCGCGCCGGCAAGGTGGCCGATGCGCCGGATCGCTCGGCGATGGACCCCACGGCGGCGCTGCGTGCGGGTTTCGTCACCAGCGCGCTCAACCCCAAGATCGTGCTGTTCTACGGCAGCGTCTTCGCCACCGCTCTGCCGGCCGAGCCGCCGACGGCGCTGGTGCTGGCCGCCGTCGCGCTGGTCTATGCCAACTCCTGGCTGTGGCACCTCTCGCTGGCACTGGCCCTGTCGCAGCCGGCGGTGCAGCGGGCCTACCTTGCCCACCACCGGGCGCTGACGCGGGTGTCGGCGGTGCTGGTCGGGGCCTTCGGCGTGCGCCTCATCGCGGGGGCACTGCAGGAGCTGCGGGCGAGGGCGGGGGTGAGCGAGGCGCAGTGA
- a CDS encoding AEC family transporter, with amino-acid sequence MLKILEVTFPFFALVLLGWFAARRRWMPLEAIPGLNYFVLYLALPAMLLRFAATTPIARMFDLSLFGTWLACALAMVGLAVLLARRQRIGWNDAAFGALVAAFSNSGFMGVPLLVDLLGQGAAAPAIVTLSVDMVITSSLCIALSRLGSHDSQGAGRAALNALKGMLVNPLPWAITAGCLISAWQLALPHVLMKPVGLLADAASPTALFTLGAVLARSQLQARAGAVAGVVAGAIRRSDVPLVVGLKLLVHPLLVYLAGRLVIALGWPLDPQAAVVLALVAALPSASNVPMLAERFGADAGRIARIVLLTTAVAFGTFTATVALLT; translated from the coding sequence ATGCTGAAGATCCTCGAAGTCACCTTTCCCTTCTTTGCCCTGGTGCTGTTGGGCTGGTTCGCGGCGCGCCGGCGCTGGATGCCGCTGGAGGCCATACCGGGGTTGAACTACTTCGTGCTCTACCTGGCGCTGCCGGCAATGCTGCTGCGCTTCGCGGCGACCACGCCGATCGCGCGCATGTTCGACCTCAGCCTGTTCGGCACCTGGCTCGCCTGCGCGCTGGCGATGGTGGGGCTGGCGGTGCTGCTGGCGCGCCGCCAGCGCATCGGCTGGAACGATGCGGCCTTTGGCGCCCTGGTGGCCGCCTTCTCCAACTCCGGCTTCATGGGCGTGCCGCTGCTGGTCGACCTGCTCGGCCAGGGCGCCGCGGCGCCAGCCATCGTCACGCTGTCGGTGGACATGGTGATCACCTCGTCACTGTGCATCGCGCTCTCGCGCCTGGGCAGCCACGACTCGCAGGGGGCCGGACGCGCTGCGCTGAACGCGCTCAAGGGCATGCTGGTCAACCCGCTGCCCTGGGCGATCACCGCCGGCTGCCTGATCTCCGCCTGGCAGCTGGCGCTGCCGCATGTGCTGATGAAGCCCGTCGGCCTGCTGGCCGATGCCGCCTCGCCGACGGCGCTGTTCACGCTGGGCGCGGTGCTGGCGCGCTCGCAGCTCCAGGCCCGGGCCGGTGCGGTGGCGGGTGTGGTGGCAGGTGCGATCCGGCGCAGCGACGTCCCGCTCGTGGTCGGCCTCAAGCTGCTCGTCCACCCGTTGCTGGTCTACCTGGCCGGCCGCCTGGTGATCGCGCTCGGCTGGCCGCTCGACCCGCAGGCTGCCGTGGTGCTGGCGCTGGTTGCCGCGCTGCCGAGCGCCAGCAACGTGCCGATGTTGGCCGAGCGCTTCGGTGCCGACGCCGGGCGCATCGCCCGCATCGTCCTGCTGACCACCGCGGTGGCCTTCGGCACCTTCACGGCGACGGTGGCGTTGCTGACATAG